The Glycine soja cultivar W05 chromosome 8, ASM419377v2, whole genome shotgun sequence genome has a window encoding:
- the LOC114424119 gene encoding uncharacterized protein LOC114424119, with protein MALTSKNKMGFLNGTIPVLATTDPIYLSWECYNTLIISWLLNSLSPSIVQSVIFLDRAVDIYMDLQERFSQSDFYDIRQGSRSVSDYYTALKSLWEELDNFRPFHVSTCSTKLYHQQDFIIRILKGLDDHFSVVHSQILLMDPLPSSNRVFSMVAQQERQHSSSSTIDEPNAFINVGQSTYGKGHGIRGPSGPAGVNARTNGSNKKCIYCGCTEHTVDVCYSKHGYPLGHPHYPGRPRFHNRDNSPSSVVVNSATQEVDSHIHSSISQDNDSNELGFSLTRAQYQGLQGLLQQQKPNTNASPSTASP; from the coding sequence ATGGCCCTAACATCTAAAAACAAGATGGGTTTTTTAAATGGCACAATACCTGTCCTAGCTACCACTGATCCCATTTATCTGTCGTGGGAATGCTATAACACCCTTATCATCTCTTGGTTGTTAAACTCTTTGTCACCATCAATTGTGCAGAGTGTTATTTTTCTTGACCGTGCCGTAGACATATACATGGACCTTCAAGAACGATTTTCCCAAAGTGATTTTTACGATATCCGACAAGGCTCCCGATCGGTCTCTGATTACTATACAGCGCTAAAGTCATTGTGGGAGGAGCTCGACAATTTTCGTCCCTTCCATGTTTCCACATGCTCCAcaaaactttatcatcaacaagactTCATAATACGTATTTTGAAAGGCTTAGATGATCATTTCTCTGTTGTTCACTCTCAAATACTTCTGATGGACCCATTACCGTCTAGTAATCGTGTTTTCTCCATGGTAGCTCAACAAGAGCGTCAACATTCTTCATCATCCACCATTGATGAACCAAATGCCTTCATCAATGTTGGACAGTCGACATATGGAAAGGGACACGGCATAAGAGGACCTAGCGGACCAGCAGGAGTCAATGCCCGAACCAATGGTTCTAACAAAAAGTGTATCTACTGTGGCTGTACCGAACACACAGTGGACGTCTGTTACTCCAAGCACGGGTATCCTCTTGGTCACCCGCATTACCCCGGACGACCAAGGTTTCACAACCGGGACAACTCTCCTTCCTCTGTTGTCGTCAATAGCGCTACACAAGAAGTAGATTCACACATTCATTCCTCGATTAGTCAAGACAATGATTCCAACGAGTTGGGCTTTAGCCTAACTAGAGCCCAATATCAAGGACTTCAAGGTCTCCTTCAGCAACAAAAACCAAATACAAATGCTAGTCCATCCACAGCTTCTCCTTAG